One window from the genome of Tolypothrix sp. NIES-4075 encodes:
- a CDS encoding phosphoserine transaminase, protein MSELTPPTVKPHVPHFSSGPCAKRPGWSVSQLEKACVGRSHRSEDGKAKLAEVIERSKKILGVPADYRLGIVPASDTGAVEMALWSLLGKLPVDILAWESFGQEWVKDVLDELKLPETRHLKADYGKLPDLNEVDFQKDIVFLWNGTTSGVRVANGDWIKSDRPGLTICDATSAVFAMEVPWEKLDVVTYSWQKVLGGEAQHGVIVLSPRAVERLESYNPERAIPKLFRLTQKGKLIEGIFKGDTINTPSMLCVEDALDGLKWAESIGGLPGLIKRSEANLQAIAKWVEQSSWAAFLAEKPENRSCTSICLKIVDSWFTGLTPEEQAKCAKKLAKLLEKQQVAFDIASYRSAPPGLRIWGGATVETADIEALLPWLDWGYATVKAELEKAA, encoded by the coding sequence ATGTCAGAGCTCACTCCACCTACAGTTAAGCCACACGTTCCTCATTTTTCCTCTGGACCTTGCGCGAAACGACCGGGTTGGTCTGTTTCCCAACTTGAAAAAGCCTGTGTAGGTCGCTCTCATCGCTCTGAAGATGGTAAAGCCAAATTAGCAGAAGTGATTGAGCGTTCTAAAAAAATCCTCGGTGTTCCCGCTGATTATCGCTTGGGTATCGTTCCCGCTTCGGATACAGGCGCTGTGGAAATGGCGTTATGGTCGCTTTTGGGAAAACTTCCAGTAGATATTTTAGCATGGGAAAGCTTCGGGCAAGAATGGGTTAAAGATGTTTTAGATGAGTTGAAATTGCCAGAAACTCGTCATTTGAAAGCAGATTATGGTAAATTACCAGACTTAAACGAAGTTGACTTTCAAAAAGATATAGTGTTTTTGTGGAATGGTACTACCTCTGGTGTTAGGGTAGCAAATGGTGACTGGATTAAAAGCGATCGCCCAGGATTGACAATTTGTGATGCTACTTCTGCCGTTTTCGCAATGGAAGTACCTTGGGAAAAGCTGGATGTAGTAACTTACTCCTGGCAAAAAGTATTGGGAGGAGAAGCCCAACATGGAGTAATTGTCCTTTCTCCCCGTGCAGTCGAACGTTTAGAAAGTTATAATCCTGAACGCGCAATACCCAAGCTATTTCGCCTCACCCAAAAAGGTAAACTAATTGAAGGGATTTTCAAAGGCGACACCATCAACACACCATCGATGCTGTGTGTAGAAGATGCTCTGGATGGGTTGAAATGGGCTGAGAGTATTGGTGGACTTCCTGGTTTAATCAAGCGCAGTGAAGCGAATTTGCAAGCGATCGCTAAATGGGTTGAACAAAGTTCTTGGGCAGCTTTCTTAGCAGAAAAACCAGAAAATCGCTCTTGTACCTCAATTTGCCTGAAGATAGTTGATTCCTGGTTTACCGGCTTAACTCCAGAAGAACAGGCAAAATGCGCGAAGAAATTAGCAAAACTTTTAGAAAAGCAACAAGTAGCCTTTGATATCGCGTCCTATCGCTCCGCACCTCCCGGATTGCGGATTTGGGGTGGTGCGACAGTCGAAACCGCAGACATTGAAGCTTTGCTTCCCTGGTTGGATTGGGGATACGCTACCGTCAAAGCTGAACTTGAGAAAGCAGCGTAA
- a CDS encoding DMT family transporter, which yields MTIQYSSNSQKIGQLSLSILETSPDIKTKESNNMAIAAILLAVGTLAFTPILIRSSQTEVGADASIFNRYWIATTFLLLWNSLRTVRRFWIKSQNLSSQLDQQTSSPISYTSQTVSLLLVSGLFLAATTVLWSWSLTQTNVANSALIHNFSIFFTTTAEWLFFKQRFHKNFLMGGAIAVGGIILLGLNDLQFELDNLQGDIVSFVSSIAFCGFLMSAERVRDRVSATTTIFWWYAIGIILTLPLALINHEQLFPISWQGWYSAIVLGFNAVIVHFLEIYSLRKLSASFVALVFLLDPILTSIFAWWIFGETLPWLNLLAFSVILVGLYLAISSPSVAMNFEGDK from the coding sequence ATGACTATACAATATTCAAGTAATTCCCAAAAAATTGGACAACTATCACTATCAATACTAGAAACATCTCCAGATATTAAAACAAAAGAATCCAATAATATGGCGATCGCTGCCATATTATTAGCAGTAGGAACTTTGGCCTTCACACCAATACTGATTCGATCTTCCCAAACCGAAGTGGGGGCAGATGCGAGCATCTTTAACCGCTACTGGATAGCGACAACGTTTTTACTATTATGGAATAGCTTGAGGACTGTACGCCGCTTTTGGATTAAATCTCAAAATCTATCGAGTCAACTGGATCAGCAGACATCCTCCCCAATATCCTATACTAGTCAAACAGTATCCCTCTTGTTAGTATCGGGATTATTTTTAGCAGCCACGACAGTTTTATGGTCTTGGTCACTCACTCAGACTAATGTCGCTAACTCTGCATTGATTCATAATTTTTCTATCTTTTTCACAACAACAGCAGAATGGTTGTTCTTCAAGCAACGCTTTCATAAAAACTTTCTGATGGGTGGTGCTATAGCTGTAGGGGGAATAATTTTACTTGGATTGAATGACCTGCAATTTGAGCTAGATAATCTCCAAGGAGATATTGTCAGTTTCGTCTCTAGTATAGCATTTTGTGGATTCTTAATGAGTGCAGAAAGAGTGAGAGATCGAGTAAGTGCTACAACCACAATCTTCTGGTGGTACGCAATAGGAATTATCCTGACTCTACCGCTAGCTTTAATCAATCATGAGCAACTATTCCCCATATCATGGCAGGGGTGGTATAGTGCTATTGTTTTGGGTTTTAATGCTGTTATAGTCCATTTTTTGGAAATATATAGTCTCCGGAAATTATCTGCATCTTTCGTTGCCTTAGTTTTCCTATTAGATCCAATTTTGACAAGTATCTTTGCCTGGTGGATATTTGGAGAAACATTGCCTTGGCTCAACTTGTTAGCATTTTCTGTTATTTTAGTGGGGCTGTATTTGGCAATATCTAGCCCATCGGTTGCAATGAATTTTGAGGGTGATAAGTAA
- a CDS encoding SET domain-containing protein-lysine N-methyltransferase: MSPPSTSTVATYRQLQAFVNYAREHKAVTIYDAVYSWFIKTSVMQTTKKAMIKCSTVSSFAEVWECSLTQNKSLHTTVEFEGGQVITNFGDKEVLDRPNYLTVQIGDCQHIMLDPEYLQYINHSCNPNVFFDTENRILIALRKIEIGEELTFFYPSTEWSMNRGFNCICQNENCLGYIQGAAAVPLNILTKYKLSQLISAKLGMLTDIN, from the coding sequence ATGTCACCCCCCAGCACAAGTACAGTAGCAACCTATAGACAACTTCAAGCTTTTGTGAACTACGCAAGAGAGCATAAAGCTGTTACTATTTATGATGCTGTTTATAGTTGGTTTATTAAGACTTCTGTGATGCAAACAACAAAAAAAGCAATGATTAAATGCTCGACAGTTTCATCCTTTGCGGAGGTTTGGGAGTGTTCGCTTACTCAAAATAAATCCCTACATACTACCGTTGAGTTTGAGGGGGGGCAAGTCATCACTAATTTTGGAGATAAAGAAGTCTTAGATCGCCCAAATTATTTAACTGTCCAAATTGGCGATTGCCAACATATTATGCTCGATCCTGAGTATTTGCAATATATCAATCATAGCTGTAATCCTAATGTTTTTTTTGATACTGAAAATCGAATCTTGATTGCCTTAAGAAAAATAGAAATTGGAGAAGAATTAACATTCTTTTATCCCTCAACAGAATGGTCGATGAACCGAGGATTTAATTGTATTTGCCAAAACGAAAATTGTTTGGGATACATTCAAGGGGCAGCCGCTGTACCCCTCAACATTTTGACAAAATATAAACTGTCCCAGTTGATATCAGCAAAACTCGGAATGTTGACGGATATTAATTGA
- a CDS encoding heavy metal translocating P-type ATPase: MYPERLTQFTEEHSDTVAAIACGVLLLLGAFALHLNFLGLALLLLPAAYVIGGYESAREGLTTLFKEKELDVDLLMIVAAVGAAGLGLWQREYHLIIDGAILILIFAISGALEGYAMRRTERSIRSLMSLTPDIAMLLRQGREEEVSISQLKVGDEIVVKPGELIPTDAVIVSGYSSINQAAITGESLPVEKTVGEEVFAGTLNGYGALKLKVHQPPESSLIQRVIKLVDQAQTEEPPSQQFIERFERSYARFIVIAGVLLATLPPFLLGWDWETTIYRALTFLVVASPCALMAAIMPTLLSGIANGARQGILFKNGSQLETMGKVRAIAFDKTGTLTTGIVQVFQVITVSNYSQADVLKVAATVESVSEHAIGKAIVKAAADLNWVSAVDVRAIPGQGIVGINQDQKIIVGNAAFVQKYVTNLPEELQKSASVLEQQGKTVVWVAQGRWGEGENCLSCTDAINRVCTPTFDVIGLIAITDEVRAEAAATITRLKTLGVEQIVMLTGDNQLTADSVAQAVGINQVYAELLPEDKLDVIRRLQKQYQTVAMVGDGINDAPALAQASVGIAMGVAGSDVALETADIVLMADRLEKLAVAMDLGKRAHGIVKQNIAVALSFIILLLVGNFLGNVNLPIGVIGHEGSTVLVTLSGLRLLK; this comes from the coding sequence ATGTACCCAGAACGCTTAACTCAATTCACCGAAGAACATTCAGATACTGTAGCGGCGATCGCTTGCGGTGTACTCTTGCTTTTAGGAGCATTTGCCCTACATCTCAACTTTTTAGGATTGGCATTGCTGCTACTCCCCGCTGCTTACGTGATTGGTGGCTACGAAAGCGCCCGTGAGGGATTAACTACGCTTTTTAAAGAAAAAGAACTCGATGTAGATTTACTAATGATAGTGGCGGCTGTGGGTGCTGCTGGTTTGGGTTTATGGCAGCGGGAATACCACTTAATTATCGATGGGGCAATTTTGATTCTCATCTTTGCGATTAGTGGGGCACTCGAAGGTTACGCAATGCGACGCACTGAGCGCAGTATTCGCAGTTTGATGAGCCTGACACCAGATATTGCAATGCTTTTACGTCAGGGAAGGGAAGAGGAAGTTTCGATTTCCCAATTAAAGGTGGGGGATGAAATTGTCGTCAAACCGGGAGAGTTAATTCCTACTGATGCGGTGATTGTATCAGGTTACAGCAGCATCAATCAAGCGGCGATTACGGGGGAATCTTTACCTGTAGAAAAGACCGTGGGTGAAGAAGTTTTTGCAGGTACGCTTAACGGTTATGGTGCGCTGAAGTTGAAGGTGCATCAACCCCCGGAAAGCAGTTTGATTCAACGTGTGATTAAGTTAGTAGACCAAGCACAGACAGAGGAACCACCTTCGCAACAGTTTATCGAAAGATTTGAAAGGAGTTATGCACGCTTCATTGTTATTGCTGGGGTGTTGCTAGCAACTTTACCCCCGTTTCTTTTGGGTTGGGATTGGGAAACAACGATTTATCGAGCGCTGACCTTTTTGGTGGTAGCATCTCCTTGTGCATTGATGGCAGCAATTATGCCGACGCTGCTATCGGGAATTGCCAATGGTGCCAGACAAGGGATTTTGTTTAAAAATGGTAGCCAGTTAGAAACGATGGGGAAAGTGAGAGCGATCGCTTTCGATAAAACTGGTACTCTGACTACAGGTATTGTGCAAGTATTTCAAGTGATTACTGTTAGTAATTATTCGCAAGCAGATGTATTGAAAGTAGCCGCAACCGTAGAATCAGTTTCCGAACATGCGATCGGTAAAGCTATTGTCAAGGCGGCTGCTGATTTAAATTGGGTGAGTGCAGTTGACGTGCGAGCTATCCCCGGACAGGGAATTGTCGGTATCAACCAAGACCAAAAGATAATTGTCGGCAATGCTGCTTTTGTGCAGAAGTATGTAACAAATTTACCGGAAGAATTGCAGAAATCGGCTTCAGTGTTGGAGCAACAAGGTAAGACAGTCGTTTGGGTAGCGCAGGGGAGATGGGGAGAGGGGGAGAATTGTCTCTCTTGTACAGACGCGATTAATCGCGTCTGTACTCCAACATTTGACGTGATAGGATTAATAGCGATCACTGATGAAGTGAGAGCAGAAGCTGCTGCAACCATTACCCGCTTAAAAACTTTGGGAGTTGAACAAATCGTCATGTTAACTGGCGATAATCAGCTTACTGCTGATAGTGTGGCGCAAGCAGTGGGTATAAATCAGGTATATGCAGAACTATTACCGGAAGATAAATTGGATGTAATTCGCCGTTTGCAAAAGCAATATCAAACAGTGGCAATGGTGGGTGATGGTATCAATGATGCACCAGCATTAGCTCAGGCTTCTGTAGGTATTGCGATGGGAGTTGCGGGAAGTGATGTTGCATTGGAAACCGCAGATATTGTTTTGATGGCAGACCGACTGGAAAAGCTTGCAGTGGCGATGGATTTGGGGAAAAGAGCGCACGGCATAGTTAAACAGAATATAGCAGTTGCTCTATCTTTCATTATTCTGCTTTTGGTGGGTAATTTTCTCGGTAATGTTAATTTACCTATTGGTGTAATTGGGCATGAAGGTTCTACTGTGTTGGTTACTCTTAGTGGTTTAAGATTGTTGAAATGA
- a CDS encoding putative bifunctional diguanylate cyclase/phosphodiesterase: MSRSNDSDSHISRMLFRWQRRIPPKLRYVLLVTIYLIVWGILDKVSLAFETTPEIQIWYPPSALDFVLLLVFGLRYAPALLLNTLVHEYVVTHGDLDFITLLIFDLVTTIGYAGASALLLLKLHINPRLRQLRDVVCFNVVAVLIAPLLVAWLQVLNFASSGIIPRSKLVTYTLHYWAGDATGIAMLAPFLLISLRKLPWVWSHTELQPPVTEGKLRLPTWREVPELLGEGVALAAGILTGYAAPRGNNLDYTYFVFLPVIWSGLRHGFERAAATVLLMNVGVALLVVAKFGSSNLLILQFGLMAISLMGLLVGAIATDRMHTEKALRDSNKQLTYNAFHDGLTGLANRSLFMQHLERAVEYGKRERNFRFAVLFVDLDRFKLINDSLGHALGDQLLISIAGKLQACLRPTDIIARFGGDEFTILLENLSHISDTIRVAERIHAELSLPFNLSGQEVFITASIGIALSALGYSQPEDLVRDADIAMYRAKTGGNDRYEIFNTSMRDRAVLRLQLETDLRLAIERQEFLIHYQPVVSLSSGIIIGFESLLRWQHPERGLLFPAEFILIAQEVGLMSLIDEWVMRQACHQIQQWQEQIKRFPPLSISVNVCNKHFIQPNLVAQISQILQQTSLDASRLKLEITENVIMENHRATATLSQLKALGIRLVIDDFGTGYSSLSRLHRFPIDELKIDRSFVSNINANEKNLEITEIIVMLGKKLGMDVTAEGIETKEQLAQLKEMKCTYGQGYFFSQPLSSEAAQALIVANPQW, encoded by the coding sequence ATGTCCAGATCAAATGACAGTGACTCGCATATCTCTAGGATGCTTTTCAGGTGGCAGCGTCGTATACCGCCTAAATTGCGCTACGTGCTACTCGTGACAATCTACCTGATTGTCTGGGGAATACTGGACAAAGTGTCACTTGCCTTTGAAACAACACCGGAAATTCAAATCTGGTACCCCCCGTCAGCCCTTGATTTCGTCCTTCTGTTGGTCTTCGGTCTGCGCTACGCTCCAGCGCTGTTGCTGAACACCCTGGTACATGAATATGTGGTGACTCACGGCGACCTTGATTTTATCACGCTGCTGATCTTCGATTTAGTTACAACCATAGGCTATGCCGGTGCCAGTGCTTTGCTGCTGTTGAAGCTGCACATTAACCCCCGCTTGCGTCAGTTGCGCGATGTCGTCTGCTTTAACGTCGTCGCAGTCTTAATTGCACCACTCCTCGTCGCTTGGCTGCAAGTTTTAAACTTTGCATCGAGTGGGATTATCCCTAGGTCAAAGTTGGTCACGTACACGCTACATTACTGGGCTGGAGATGCTACCGGCATCGCCATGCTAGCTCCATTTCTGCTGATTTCGCTACGCAAGCTGCCGTGGGTCTGGTCGCACACCGAACTGCAACCACCAGTGACAGAGGGTAAGCTACGCTTACCCACATGGCGAGAAGTTCCGGAGTTGCTGGGGGAGGGTGTCGCATTGGCTGCTGGGATTTTGACTGGGTATGCGGCACCGCGAGGAAATAATCTAGACTACACCTATTTCGTTTTTTTACCAGTAATTTGGAGCGGTTTGCGGCACGGGTTTGAGAGGGCAGCAGCGACGGTTTTGTTGATGAATGTCGGGGTTGCGTTGTTGGTGGTTGCCAAGTTCGGTTCATCTAATCTTTTGATTTTGCAATTCGGCTTGATGGCGATTTCGCTAATGGGTCTGCTTGTAGGTGCGATCGCCACCGACCGGATGCATACTGAGAAAGCCTTACGCGATTCTAACAAGCAGCTAACGTACAATGCTTTTCATGATGGACTGACAGGTTTAGCAAATCGCTCTTTATTTATGCAACACCTAGAGCGTGCAGTCGAATATGGCAAACGCGAGCGCAATTTTCGATTCGCTGTACTCTTTGTTGACTTGGATCGCTTCAAGCTAATTAATGATAGCCTTGGACATGCGCTTGGAGATCAATTACTGATTTCCATTGCAGGCAAACTGCAAGCTTGCCTGCGTCCCACAGATATAATTGCCCGTTTTGGGGGAGACGAATTCACCATCTTGCTTGAGAATCTCTCGCACATCAGCGACACAATACGTGTTGCCGAACGCATACATGCAGAATTGTCATTGCCCTTCAATCTTAGCGGACAAGAGGTGTTCATTACCGCAAGTATCGGCATCGCCTTGAGTGCGCTAGGTTATAGTCAACCAGAAGACTTGGTGCGTGACGCTGACATTGCCATGTACCGAGCCAAGACCGGTGGCAACGACCGCTACGAGATATTTAACACGAGTATGCGCGATCGCGCAGTGCTACGCTTGCAGCTCGAAACCGATCTCCGCCTTGCGATTGAACGTCAAGAGTTTCTGATTCACTATCAGCCAGTGGTGTCGCTGTCAAGTGGTATAATTATTGGTTTCGAGTCGCTGCTACGCTGGCAGCATCCAGAACGTGGACTTCTCTTTCCAGCTGAATTTATTCTCATAGCCCAAGAAGTTGGACTGATGAGCCTCATCGACGAGTGGGTCATGCGTCAAGCTTGTCACCAGATACAGCAGTGGCAAGAGCAAATTAAAAGATTTCCCCCTTTATCAATCAGTGTCAATGTTTGCAATAAACATTTCATTCAACCGAATCTAGTCGCGCAAATCAGCCAAATTCTTCAACAGACGAGCTTGGATGCTTCTCGCTTGAAGTTAGAGATTACCGAAAACGTGATTATGGAAAACCATCGTGCAACTGCCACGCTTTCGCAATTAAAAGCTTTGGGTATTCGGTTAGTTATCGATGACTTCGGTACAGGCTATTCATCATTAAGTCGTTTGCACCGTTTTCCGATTGATGAGTTGAAGATCGATCGCTCTTTCGTCAGCAATATAAATGCTAATGAGAAAAATTTAGAGATTACCGAGATTATCGTCATGCTTGGTAAAAAACTCGGTATGGATGTGACAGCAGAAGGAATAGAAACAAAAGAGCAACTCGCACAACTCAAAGAGATGAAATGTACATATGGGCAGGGATACTTTTTTTCTCAGCCATTGTCCAGTGAAGCAGCACAAGCGTTAATTGTCGCAAATCCTCAATGGTAG